From the genome of Asterias rubens chromosome 13, eAstRub1.3, whole genome shotgun sequence:
tATAGACTTATACAGTGCACCTGATAAGGTGCTTGAAcagtttttaatgatttttgtaTTGGTTCTTTTACtatattacacaacacatgggacctacgGCTCTgtgtcccattcgaaggacaaagcaataatggttcaGACTAGAATTGCCCATGTGTACTAAAATATACATATAACAATTATGCGAACAGAAAACTATCAACTTACAATTCCCacttgccacctactcctacgGCTGAAACACATTATCTTTtttacagtctgtaaggatgtaggcatgggtatcatccaataggagcctggctggtagagcacaATGTAGGTGATTAAAGTACAATCCAAGTTGTGCAATCTGTGACCAAAATACCTGCGTTGTCTTATTTGTTTGTCTACAAAAGGGCGATCAGCTTTTCATCGATGACGGTCCGTACTTTGAAACCTTGGAGCATCTGGTCAACCACTACATGCATTACGACGATGGACTCCCCATGCGTCTACTGCACCCAATCAGCCAGCACGGTACCCCGCCCAATCAGCATGCCACAGAGAATCAGCATCGTAATCTCCCCAATGTACCGGTCAGGAATGGAGATCGTCCCCCGACACTGGGTCCCAGACCAACTGACCTGACTAGGGACTCTCCATTACCTGGAAGTGCCTCACCGTCGAGCCCATCAAGAGCCATGAAGAAAGGACCCTTTTCGGTAAGTAGGGATTTAAAAAAGGACCTATTGAGCACTTAAAAATATAAGTTAAGTACGTTTTAATGCTTACTTGTGTATACGAACAGTGCAATTTGGTACATTGAAGATGGTTGTGTACATGGTGGAATGTTTGTCTGccatttttagtaattaccaatagtgtacagtgcctttaaacagtcagacagtagaagggttgaactaaaaaaaatttgtaGTCTGGCATAGTTTTGCTATCATTAAAAATAGCACTGGATGATATGGAAggggtcagacagtaggagggttaatattttataatttttttattaacagaAATTTGACACACACTATATCACAATTAAGACCTTTCTGAATACCaaatttcttgaaaatgttttgtttgggaGTGTAACTTTTTGCACTCACTCACGTAGGGTATCAATTTCAATTCTGCTGGGTAAGTCATTGGAGTGTAGGTGCGAAtaccagtcgtgacacttgtgtccttgagcaagatgctttactataattgctgctcttcacccagggggtacaaatgggtacttgtgagggtagaggttcaCCCAGGGGGTACAAATGGGTActtgtgagggtagaggttcaCCCAGGGGGTACAAATGGGTACTTGTGATAGTAGAGCTTCACCCAGGGGATataaatgggtacttgtgagggtagaggttcaCCCAGGGGGTACAAATGGGTActtgtgagggtagaggttcaCTATGACTagagatgactagagcaagctagtcgaaacaatgagaccaattcagaactgactccgcggcagtacagttaattacgatcctttaagctaaagtagtagtccagtctattttctataccatccgccttggtaatagttaaaaaagcaggacagttcttttcagaactgagaagtctcccaaacctccgattatctactccgcggcagtagaataaagcaagaaagttctctaagaacaaactctacctggcaagtaaatacacacatggtgttaccgcaaaccaaatacacagtgatacctcaccatgcaatgcctcaaatcctttatAACTACCACATTATTTTCTTTCCCTCTCTGTCAAAGCAGGACCATCTTGACCATCATGCCTCCACCAGCAAGCCAGCAAGTGGCTTCTCTCGCCTTTTCTCTCGGACGAGAAAGCGCGAGCAGCAGAAGCTGctgcaacagcagcagcaggaGCAGTTGAAGGCTGCCAGCGGTGAGAAGGACATGGTGAATATTAACGTGAAGGAAATCCAAAAAGGTAACTGGTTATCTCAGTATAGCCTgataatttgatttcaagaggcttgtgaataacgccagatgACGTTCTTGAGCAACTTGCTTTGCATCCATTCACGTGGCAGAGATTTGCAGTCTACATTCATGTGTACATGCATTCAttgagaataaaacaaaaatacaggtACAAACACTGACACATGCTCAGCTGCAGACGATCAAAAAGTTCCTACTGATGGTGATAGATATATAGTTTAGATAGTTTAAGtttattgtttttacattttaaactaaaatagTTTACATACATTGGAAGCTACATTAAAAGATTCAAAGAGACGTGCATTTGTGTGTAAATAAACcaccaacaaaacacacaaacgaAAGCAACTGCCTATTTAGGAAACTTAAAAAATAAGGAATAGGACTGTTTATGAAACGAGAGGTCCTTGTATGTACGCGGCTGGGAAAAATAATTGGCACTACACAGATTGCGAGAATGACTCTCATATCTAGTAGGAGGGAGAAGTCCATGGTTCGGGTAGATTTAGGAAGTCCCTCCACAAACCGCTGACAGTGATTCTCCCTCCTACTTACTAGATAAAGACTCAAGCTCGCAGTCTTGAAGAGCGTCGTTGTATGAAGTAAAGTTAATACCCAAGACTCTCCGGCATGGTCCCCTGTGTAGCTGACAAaacatgtcacttcagaggagccCATTCATAACACAGATACGGAAAGATAACGTTGCTGCACATTGTTACTCAATAAAATCCttgtatccaataaaatcattTGGTCTGTAAGACCACcgcctgtctttatccgcaaggattaAAGAAGGGGGACAAGTCTAACAGACCTACAACTCAACGCCCATGAGagatttttgttattgttctttcaTGGAGATAGGACAGGAAGAACACCATGCATGAATCTGGTTTTTAATGAACAGTAAAGAGCACCAGTTTTTAATGAACAGTGCATGACTGTTCAAATTACAAACACATTTTCTAGTttctttattattgttgtttttcttctttccatgTTAAGATATAGGACAGGGAGAACACCGTGCATGAATACGGTGCGATTTGATGAGCAGTGCATATCTATTCAAACCACAAACACACATTTTAAGTTACctcacaagcgcgagtggaatacaaaaaaatatagcgcttctgcgtcccatacccaacgaggccgaagggcgcgcgtgtgataacgtatttatcttcaagcaaacttggcgcgtgacatagaacacacaagacgcatggtagtgatattagccgtgcaatataggtttttatcaccactccattctgccaatctgattggaggattagcgcgtacttgaagataaacactgtagctattttgttcttctttctaGGTAAGGAGATACATTTTAGAGAGAGAACAAACACTGCAAAATggttaacatacatgtaacaaacacaggtttagttttgtttttattcctcTTCTTTTTAGGGAAAGAGATAGGGCAGGGAGAATATGGCTCTGTTCTCCAAGGGAAGTGGCGGAATCATGACGTGGCCCTCAAGACGCTCCACCAGGATCATCTACAGACCGGTCAGAGAGAGTTCCTGCGGGAGGCTAGGGTCATGCATGGCCTGAACCATGCCTGTATCGTCAGACTACATGGTGTAGTCATGGGCCCTCCCATGATGCTGGTTAGTACAGTACTTCTTCAGGTGTTAACACAACAGTTTGATAATAATGCACAGTTCCTATGTagcactcactcactcactcacttgGTCGCCCACAGGTGGGCTCGAGTATGGCTTTTCCATTGCATTTGGCTTTGCATTgtgaaatggaatagtccagatttcacaTCATGATTATATTTTTTGAGGCAATGCACTCAAATCCAGccaaaatttgtaaataatgggtgcgttcgtttagcttccctgggtcgaccccggtgtgtggcatgtttttttccaggacaaacgtgtgcagataattacccacgttcgtcctggaaaaacaaaccgccacacaccggggtcgacccagggaagctaaacgaacgcacccatagttaaTCAATGGAAGCTGGTGATCAAGAGGAATCTACGTATAGCTTGTAAACTGAAGTAGGTTCGGCACAGCTCCACATCTCCTTTGTTGAAAGTAGTGAAAAACAAGCCTCAAACCTGCAAAATTACTAATGGGTATTAGAATTACCACAGTTATTAATCCAAGACTCTAAAACTTTGGGGGGTTTCCTCACTACAGATTAGACGAAATACACTACTTTTTAAGTTTGGCAAGAAGTTATTGAATTCTGTTAAATTTAGGCAAATGCTTCCCCCTGTGAAAGGAAGCTGAGGGATACACCTCTTTTGGGGTTAATAATACCCCATTGTAGAACCCAGAGGTATTACAACTCCACAATTCATACTCTAATGAGAATTCTATCAtttttgctttatttattttagcatggcTTACTCTTTACTTCGCTTGTACACAACTGGCTTTTAGTCCAACTGACTTTGATGTCTTTGCTCTTAATGTGTAGTTTTGTAAAACGAACTGTATTCTTCTCTTTTAATGGTTtcaatgtcgagttgaaaccaacggttctttttagaaccaccccaactcattagagatagtcattacatggtgttaccgcaaacctttctttatatAAACTTCTTATTGTTACAGGTGCAAGAGTTAGTGTCGATGGGAGCCTTGCTTGATCTCCTTATTGATCATCCTGATCAGATATCTGAGGAGAACCTAAGATTATGGGCGGCTCAGATCGCATGTGGGATGATGTACCTCGAGACCAAGAAGTTTGTTCATCGAGATCTAGCTGCCAGGAACATCCTCCTCGTCAACAAAGAGCAGGTCAGTTGTTGGAtcaacattcaattcaattcaaatcaaactttaaagggtctatgtactttaaTCATAATTGTATTGTACCTTACTTCTTATTGTTCTTGCACATGGCAGGTCAAGATAAGCGATTTTGGACTTTCACGGGCGACCGGTGAGAACAATGATTACTACAGAGCGACTACAGGTGGCAGATGGCCAGTCAAATGGTAGGTTTGGTAATGGTTACGTTTTAACTCGTCCCACGTCCTAAGATTAATACTGAGTTAGgaatagtttggtgaaatcgaagaCGGGGCATTTAGAGCATTCTGGTTCATCCACTTGCATCTGATGCGGTTAACAAAAGTTAAGGCATGAAGTAGAAACTTTCTTCTTGGTCTAAGTACAGTGTCTCTGTTGAATTTCTTGATTGTACATTAGGTACGCTCCAGAGTCCATCTACTTTGGGACTTTCTCCCATGCGTCAGATGTTTGGAGTTATGGTGTTACTGTCTGGGAGATGTACACCTACGGGGACCAGCCCTATGGAGATATGATGGGGGCAGAGGTAAGTAGTAGTtactattataacaccccttaccaatattctgcctgctcattggtttagagcgcgtcacatgacatgtcttagttttgctagacgacggccgtgtgatagtgcatcggtttgccgtgcgctagtccgaagcaCTATCACACGAcatgcagtacccagacgtccgttgggTGTaggaggatgataaattaatagtctgtaaccatttcggattgcacgacactacatgcagcacagtaaaagtttttgcaatctgtattcgcgtcgtccgtggattgtagcattcaggtctgtaacttagtagtacagtatttagaaatgtttggggtgttatcaaacaaatattgactgcttttactcgtgcaatggttaaaccTATAACTCCCTCGGCGATCCCTGTAGCGTTCTAAAATCCCAATTGTGTATTGCACTAACCATAGGAAAGATGTATCAATGCAATGATCAATGCATAtcacgttgtacccatgatgccaagatttttAATTAATCATTAATTATTGACGTACTTTGACTGATTTTAACAAACTGAAACATCTCTTATTAGAATCAATAAATTTTTCAACACAGAATATGAAATTTTGAAAACGAacagataaattattttgaagttactgtcaattattgtgtttttgacttgTAAAACGTTTCCACTTTTAGCTctatatgttttgtacacagaaaacaaaacgcGCAAACGTACGACGTCATGATGACGCGACTGAAATTGTTAGGCTGGAAGTCTTATCTACACTTCAAGACAAGTCCATGACCGAAAAGAAAATGGGATCGGATATTTAATTCTTGAGATATGACTTTAACAATattgcctaattaaatattcacacggCTGTAacttgaataattaattaagaagTTTAATCTAATTAAATCTAAAAATTAAGTTAGGCCATAAACTTTCATATGATATATGATTTGTCACTTTCTGATAATTATAATTTGAcatttgacaattttaaaagtCAAGTGTTAAGTCAATACGATTTTGAGGAaagaaagaataataataataataataataaaaaaaatcttgacgattacaatagctgttccgactgaagttcggaacagctaataataataatatcgaagtcttatatatagcgcacgtatctactaaacaaggtactcaaggcgctgagtatatacaaactttcagaaagatatgttagtgcagtgatgaattctgagacccaattatttagcaccttccaagggtttacaaggtgctacggtgcatacagcagccaaagccaggaacatcggggcgaaccccttttctttttgataagtgcactgggttgttttatatgcgttacacaacacatgggaccaacggctttacgtcccatccgaaggacaaagcaatggttaaggaCATGTTTGGCATGCGGTTAATGGCCATGCTCTCGGCCACTTTTCTATCGCAGTAGAAGCGGCGCCTATGTGTGAATGAGGTATCAGCTTCTTGTTAGAACATCTAGAATGatgtcttggttttttttacatttttataggtGATCCAGATGATTGAGAGAGGGGCCAGGCTGACCATGCCGGACGGCTGCTCCAGGAAAGTCTATAACATCATGATGGAATGCTGGTCTTACGACGCATACAAGAGGCCGACCTTTAATGACCTCAATAAGATGTTCAGCGAGGACCCAGACTACCGAGAATTCTACCACGCTGGGGTGAAACAGGCACCCAGCAAGAAGAGATAAAAGGTAGGGGTTTGGTTTGAGCAACAATGGTGAGAGCTGGATTGGAACAACATGCATGCcatggagggggggggtagAATTTGTTGAAGCAGATACCTAAATACCTCACACACTCGTTGACAAATTCTGGAGGGGTTTGGTTTGAGAAAGAAGAGGTAAGCGGGGGTTTGATTTAGTTGAAGCTGATACCTAAATACTTCATAcacccattaaaggcagtggacactattggtaattattcaaaacaattattagcattaaaccttacttggtaacgtgtaatggggagctgttagtagtataaaacattatgagaaacggctccctttgaagtatgGTAGTTgttgagaaggaagtaattttccacgaatttgatttcgagaccttagatttagaatttgagtgatacttttttttttaagaaagaaggggTTCGGGTTGTGATGGATGGTGCTGTATTTGGTCTTAGCAGGCAGCAACCAATAAGAATAAGAGCAGAATCGGTGCTTAGGTGGGGTGTGGGCGGTGGGGtgtgggagggagggggggggggacacagaagATTTGGTAGAGGAAGTATGTAGAGGATGGGTGGTTTATAGCTGGAGCAGGTATCTAGCAGGCAGAGAGGACTTAGTTCAGGATGTAAACTGAGAGTGACAGGAAACAGATTTGTATAATATAGTGAGAGACAAATTTAAAgctaaataaaacattttgttagaaGTAACTGAACTTCACTTACATGTAAGTCAGTGAAGTTGGTGGAAGGAAGTacaatattatatttttgtgaGATGTAGTTGATACTAAAACAGGTTATTTGTTCCTTTTCACTCGCAAcctcgaagaccaattgagttcaaattttcacaagtctgttattttatgcatatgttgagaaacatcaCGTTACCACATACTCCTTGAGCTAAAGCAAGGTTATCCTATGTTTTAATAGGGATGTAGGCTTTTGTATCATCCATCAgtagcctggctggtagagcagaaagcactatcTCCTAACATTttcgaagcaatcatggttaggGGTCTcgtataaggacacaagtgtcaaaacCGGTGTGgtgtttcagtcttccgccgtgttcagttttccgggtgacgtagccggataTTTCAGCACGTTGTttgaacggttttagctttccggcgtgttcagttttccgggtgacgtagtcatACCGCCGCGCGTttcctggcgagtactgtagttctctcagtgacccccaATTGTTTCTATTTATTACAATTCTTTtcgtttagtcacattctcttgtcCCATCTTTACACGTGTTCATGTGTACAactttaagcaggtcacactgccaCTGGTTAAATccaggataatttgcttggtcttcacaccaaattctcttatacgatccacgcgttcgccgctcgttgtactcgtggacgccgccatgacagctaccggagggtaacacggatgactcaatacggcactaaaaatttacttctttcgcttgctgtgcgcaggcatcgcatgaagtaatgttaccgtatttggtcattcggaaaactgaacacggcagaaagttgaaaccgccacaacGGAACTAGAACCAATGCTTGAAATAGTGGTCTTAACTGCTAGGCAATGACATGCCATGTTGGGTTATTGAAATATTTGGTCTCAAATTGATTGATATGATAACATGCCCACTTGAAGGTCAATGCTAGAGTTCAAAGTCAGAGGGGGACACAACCTTATCAAATTAAAGCAATATTTAggtataaatttgtatttttcaaaGGTGAATTTGATATGCGGACAGTTGGTATATATTCCACTGCTTactaacatattttttttgtttacgttATATTTTGGAAAGTATACACAGATggttttacatatttttgttaCTGTTTAAATTATGACAGCAATCAGACACTGATAATTACTCAAGAGATTTGAAAAGTAACGTTGACGTTCTTGTTCCAATTGAAACAGATATTATGTACAATTATTAATAGATGTAAAGTCTTGCTTTATGTAAATAGGGGGACCGTCGTCACGATCATAGTACAtgttagcctttagtcaaggcgcacgctgCACCCCCCAGATGTCAAGCACGACCCCAaatatcacgcacgaaaaaagaccagcACGAGCGGTGGAGCGTGCATGCCCCATGACCCACACACACACTCAATGGTGCACataaaaagtcacgtgctgaagGCAACACACAGAAGGTGCATATATGAATAACTAATTAGATAAACGAGTtgctaaaggcgcttcgcggctctGCCGCTCGCACTTGTCTTCATTCACGCGTAATATCTGGGGGTGCTGTCGCCGCGTGCCCCTTGATTAAAGGCTAAGTACATGTTGGCCATACTGAATATGAAGTCTAACTGCAGTTACTGCATTGCCTGTATGCGTTGGCCATCACAATTTAACAATGATGGCGCCTTTAAAACTGTGACTGTGTGCAGTAACTGGGTTCATAGTTTTAAGTACAACCATATGCCTGTgccaaattttataaagctgtcaaaaagaaaatactgcttgacaaatttctttgctattgCAAAAATgtaagtggggcaccagtcacagctATGTAAATCTAaggtaattttggctggtaacttgtttctgtTTAGCGATACTTTTGTGTGCTCAGcaagcttttgtgcttacaggctttttaaaaattagGCCATGTTATGATCCTGACGATAGTCCCCATTTAGGTTGTAACTTCAAAATCGTAGCCAACACTGACCAAATTGTAGGCTGGTACCTATGACACCATCATTCATGCTATATATTATATTACATCAACTTCAGGGTAATATACTTGTCAATGATTATGCGTAAGTTCATGTACTTTGCTCTTTGAAATAGTGTctttcaaatacaaaacaactcAGAAGAAAAGAAGTCCTGTGACTCTACTCCCAACCTTATCTCAAATACTTGGTATGCGCCCGTTAGGCGAGGAATGAGgggcatgctggtctagctagcgatcgaGTAAACAGTGAGCAATTGCGCAGTGGGTATTCGCGAAAAGGTGTCTCTGTGAAGTAACACATccttatgaattattcataagCTATGCGTTTTCAAAATGCTTTGGGCCAGTATAATTTGGCCAACTGAATATAATAAACCATTTTCTAGTTAGATTTGTCTAGTAcaatgatttgatttgaattggaCACTCCAATTGGAGGGTGAGAACTGTTTGAAGTTTGAAGGttgaattaatgaaaaatttaataattataaaataattatatattttgttgttaaataCTCGGTTTGTACAGAAAATGGGTCACAAGTGACTTAAAAGTGATGATGATGTGctcattaaaggatttgggtactttttgtaaaacaaaacacaatttccacagatttacatcaaacttacaccgcttgaagataatgatagtagaaagcgtactttaaaatattacttgctgaggtgctgtactttttgagaaatgagtaaaataatgtcatgaaaatccgtttttacatgctgaaataattttcgtctcatgatcaccgaggcgaaaattattttcatgacattgttttactcatttctcaaaatactgCAGCACCCCAGGTGCTAATATTCTCAGGGAAACTTTCTcccatcaatatcttcaaactgtgtaagttaaatgtaaatctgtggacattgtgtattttgacctacaaaaaatacatagaCCCTGTACTAATACTTTCAGATATTTAGAGGAGTCAAGTAAAAtttaatgacaacatttttgcaattattgtttaaaaaacataatgctctggctacataatatacatgtaaatggtttcatttattttcagggaTGCAGCTTTTTAGTATTTTGCCAAGAATGTGTTAACGGAACAAATTGTCGCTGTGCATGTTAAATTGATTAGATTGTAACTACTGTTGTATATATTAATGCgattaataaaaaatgaatacGAGAATACATATCACTGGTTAACTCATTCCTCACAAACAAAACCTCAAGTACAAGAACATACATAGTCTTTATTTTCTGATCATAATCATAAAATGTgaaccattaaaggcagtggacactattggtaattgtcaaagactagccttcacagttggtgtatctcaacatatgaataaaataacaaacctgtgaaaatttgagctcaatcggtcatcgaagttgcgagataataatgaaagaaaaataacccttgtcacacgaagttgtgtgcgtttagatggttgatttcgagacctcaagttctaaatatgaggtctcgaaatcaaattcgggaaaaattacttctttctcgaaaactatggcactccagagggagctgtttctcacaatgttttatactatcaacctctctccattactcgtcaccaagaaaggttttatgccaataattattttgagtaattaccaatagtgtccactgcctttaagtggtgacctgatgtgtttatttatgaaaaagatTAACTGATTATTGTATTTGGTTATAAAAGTAATCAAGCAAAATCAACAATGTGAATTACAAAGAAAGCCAACCCAGAAAACAGTTTAAAATGTTGTGCTTTGAAGAATAAAACGTTATTAAAAGAATACTTTATAATAAAGCATGATATGTCGGATAGTAATTTGGTTTGCTTCCATATTTATATTAAGTCAAGTGTCCTGTCTAAACTCATGGTCAAACTCCAGTTCTGTTGTTGTCGCTAAGATCCCGAGCAGGAAAATTTTGTATTTGAGCATTTTACTTAAACCCTGAAACGAGACACAGCTTTaaactattggcaattactccaaatagttgtaagcatacaactcatttggtaacgagcaatgtagagctattgatatattataaaacattatgagaaatggctccctctgaagtaacatgtttataataaagaggtaatttctcactcaacattgataaaagacttcagctgaagcatttgTTACTAttgatttgaaagcacacaaactaatgcaacaagtgtgtttttgttgtattattctcttataacttcgatgaacaattgagcccaaatgttcaccgtgtttgttattttatgcacatgttgggatacatcgagtgagaatactggtctttgacaattaccaaaggtgtccagtgtctttaaaaccctGGAATGAAGCACACTCATTTCATTCTCAAACCCCATtaatttaagcaaacaaatgaGCCCTATTGTCACCCTATGTCAAACTTCAGCAAAATTTAGCTAAAACTGAAAGGTTTACAATTCGTGATTTGATGTTGCCACATTCAGACTAAAATGCATCCCCCTTGTCGTTAGAAGAGTTTCCCATATATTTAAATTATTTGAGCTGTTGTCAATGTGACTCGTCAGCTGTTTATCAGTAAAGTTATTTTAATGTAAACCTTCAACTTGGAACCCATTTCTCCAAGACCAAGGATCCCGACCCACTGGCCTCATGCGTGTGTTAACCGAAAATGTCGAAGAGCAGTTTGAAAGTCCTGTTGTTTCTTATTATAGTTCTCAGTCTatgtttgtacattattttgtttgattcaaAGTTGCATAATTATTCATTGGATCGTTAAGTGTCACCGTAGCTTGATGGATTACGCTATGGACTGGGAGCCACGAGACCCGGGTTCAACTCCCACGAGTAATCTTTTTATGTTCTGCTTGGACTCAGTGAACTATATTATAAGTAGGGTCTAAAACCACCTtcaaacaccaacgggcactgtggtgacacagtgcactggatagttcaattgcgtgctattcagagctggtacacccggttcgaatcctgcccgTACCaaaagggacatgacttttactgctcgcaccagtaagtgattggggtccgtcatgtctctccccaaattaggtAGGAAAACGGGTGggaaagtaaaggaggggcCGGGACCTGCCagtcccttaagggttctaatgggtgatcaccacgctggtttcgactagactttgagtcccctgaatgcctggtcttcactctgactaactttctgcacaaatttgctttaattttaattaattttcacAACCTATAACTATACAAAAGTATTTTGACAACTCCCCTTGACATTTGTTTTAAGCATAATTTGAAAAAGAGGTCTAAGCTTATACTCCTTGTGATTTTATATGATTTTGGCAATATTTTGAGGAAAAATGCAAACTTTGGACTAAACTGCAAGGTCTCTACCCCCTTTTGATTGTATGCAGTTTGAGCACAATTTAGACTAAACTGAAAGGCTTAcgccttgcgattttatcagattttagccaaaTTAGAActaaactgcaaggcttacttACCCCTTacgattttattttgattttagccaaatttagATAAAAC
Proteins encoded in this window:
- the LOC117298421 gene encoding tyrosine-protein kinase HTK16-like isoform X2, encoding MALCSGDFSRLDEVDPLSFGQDDSWTYPEVSGRDSRVKLTPLDEILKTISLEEFLMRDKANAKEQEKNLLWFHGKITRETAVHILQENGNTEGLFLVRESTTAPGDFVVSLVHDSQPQHFQIHCLGDFYYQVDNGPLYHGLDALVNFYMEGANGLSTRLYEFCKGEVPPATARRRGRTTPLHRAVLDGNLSLVQKILQSPYCSPLDARNTAGQTVLHDASFMGDAQIVEKLLEGGANVNCKDSNCVTPLHTACIHAVPHICKLLLQRGADPTLRHPMTGWVPLHEAAMHGHTKCVHELLRFGAPCHPRSVDNDTPLDLARRYNHPETIRLFKNYQPATPKTMKVHWDHGTLDRNTAMEIIQNYGARDGQFLIRSSLNKEGIFVLSMAANGSIYNFEINKKGDQLFIDDGPYFETLEHLVNHYMHYDDGLPMRLLHPISQHGTPPNQHATENQHRNLPNVPVRNGDRPPTLGPRPTDLTRDSPLPGSASPSSPSRAMKKGPFSDHLDHHASTSKPASGFSRLFSRTRKREQQKLLQQQQQEQLKAASGEKDMVNINVKEIQKGKEIGQGEYGSVLQGKWRNHDVALKTLHQDHLQTGQREFLREARVMHGLNHACIVRLHGVVMGPPMMLVQELVSMGALLDLLIDHPDQISEENLRLWAAQIACGMMYLETKKFVHRDLAARNILLVNKEQVKISDFGLSRATGENNDYYRATTGGRWPVKWYAPESIYFGTFSHASDVWSYGVTVWEMYTYGDQPYGDMMGAEVIQMIERGARLTMPDGCSRKVYNIMMECWSYDAYKRPTFNDLNKMFSEDPDYREFYHAGVKQAPSKKR
- the LOC117298421 gene encoding tyrosine-protein kinase HTK16-like isoform X1 — its product is MALCSGDFSRLDEVDPLSFGQDDSWTYPEVSGRDSRVKLTPLDEILKTISLEEFLMRDKANAKEQEKNLLWFHGKITRETAVHILQENGNTEGLFLVRESTTAPGDFVVSLVHDSQPQHFQIHCLGDFYYQVDNGPLYHGLDALVNFYMEGANGLSTRLYEFCKGEVPPATARRRGRTTPLHRAVLDGNLSLVQKILQSPYCSPLDARNTAGQTVLHDASFMGDAQIVEKLLEGGANVNCKDSNCVTPLHTACIHAVPHICKLLLQRGADPTLRHPMTGWVPLHEAAMHGHTKCVHELLRFGAPCHPRSVDNDTPLDLARRYNHPETIRLFKNYQPATPKTMKVHWDHGTLDRNTAMEIIQNYGARDGQFLIRSSLNKEGIFVLSMAANGSIYNFEINKKGDQLFIDDGPYFETLEHLVNHYMHYDDGLPMRLLHPISQHGTPPNQHATENQHRNLPNVPVRNGDRPPTLGPRPTDLTRDSPLPGSASPSSPSRAMKKGPFSQDHLDHHASTSKPASGFSRLFSRTRKREQQKLLQQQQQEQLKAASGEKDMVNINVKEIQKGKEIGQGEYGSVLQGKWRNHDVALKTLHQDHLQTGQREFLREARVMHGLNHACIVRLHGVVMGPPMMLVQELVSMGALLDLLIDHPDQISEENLRLWAAQIACGMMYLETKKFVHRDLAARNILLVNKEQVKISDFGLSRATGENNDYYRATTGGRWPVKWYAPESIYFGTFSHASDVWSYGVTVWEMYTYGDQPYGDMMGAEVIQMIERGARLTMPDGCSRKVYNIMMECWSYDAYKRPTFNDLNKMFSEDPDYREFYHAGVKQAPSKKR